TTTCTAAAAACTTTACAATTACTAAAAAATGACAAACAAAAATATTACCACGCTATATATTCTAACTGTAAATGTAATTTTTGTCAATAGCGTTGCATAAACAGTGTGAGTCAAGCCATAGTGGGCAGGATTTTTTTGTCTCCAAAATAAGACTTCTGGTTTCCTCTTCTTGAAAGCGCTTTATTTTTGTATGATTCCTTTCTTCCACTCGATTTTTGCCTCATCCGCGAAGGGCTTTTAAGGCCAGCCCGGTAGGGCTGCTTTGATATGGCCCGTGCAACAGGCGGATCGTCCCGTTTATATAGCCTTTTGCCTGCTCTTTCACTTCCCGTAGCAAGTCCTTCACTCGGACCATTGGGTTGGGCTGTAACACTTGCTTCTTCGCTATCGCCTGGCCGCTCAAACGACTTCCCTCTTGTCGTGCCATAATGGCTCGCAACATCGCTTGTACTCCCCGTACACTCCAACTGTAGCCGCCTCGTTTGGTCCTTTTTGCCATCACCCGCATTTGCGCTTCCGCACTCCCCATTGGACGCATGCCCGTCGTGTCGATACCAGCTTCACCCAGAACCTTTCGATAGTCGATAAGATGCCTTCGATGCCGCCGTAAATAGGCCACGTATTTCCGCCATTCGTTCCGGTGCTCTTCCAGAATCTTTTCCTCCGGTACGGACTCTACTGTCGCCAGCAAGATATCCGCTTCAAAGGCCGCCAACGCCTGCCTTACCGTCTGCCACGTCTCTGGCAACTGACCCAGGAATCGGCGCAATTCTCGCGCCACATGAAAGCGATCCAGTGTGTAAATACAGCGGTGAAAGTAGGATTCGCATTCTCCAATCCAATTGGCCCCATCCCCATTGACTACGATCCATGTGTTTTCATCCATGTCGTAATGACGAACCAGAAAGTCGCCAAACCCTTCCCAGAACTCTCCCTTCGTCGTATGCAGGTAATGGCGTTTCGACCTAAGCCGCACTCGGTCCCCCTCTTGTTCCCATCCTTCGTGCACAATCGCCATTCGATTTTCCATTCCCCGCTGGCGTTGCCTCTGCAATGAGGTGTAAAGTCCATCCACTTCCACAAACAATACGCGAACCGACCTTCGGGTCGCTTTCGACACGATGGTTGATGCTTGTTCAACCCGCGTGATTAGTTTGTCCCGAATGGCCTCATGGCTCAGTACCCGATACCCCAGTAACGCTTCCAAGCGTTTTGCGCTGTCCCGGTACGAGGGGCCTTGGCTAGCAAATTCGATCGCTATCTCTTCCAAAAACGGGCTTAGCTTCTCCCGCCCGTCAAAGGCCAGCATACGATCCAACAAATACACATGTTGACCCTTCACGCGATCCTGATACAATCGCCGTTTGAATCGAACCGTACCAAAGAGTGTGTCGATCTGGACTTCTCGTTGGTCCTTCAGCCGAAAGCGTGAATGATCCCGTTGATGCATCAGATACTCGTCCAACGCTTCCAAAATATAAGCCATACCGGCAGCGAACTGTTCCTGCAACGTTCGAAACAACAACGTTTCAAGCTCTTTCATTGTGGGAAATTCCGTGGTAAACTTGCTCACAGGGTTTCTCCTCCTTGGTGTGTTTGGTTTTGGCGCTTTACACTTTACCAAGAAGAGAAGCCCTTTTCTATACCCTCCAACTGATTTTTCTTCAAAAATTTCTTTTCGGTTTGCCCACGAACATTTTACTCATACCATAAACATTGCTTTTCTATCATTTATAGAATTTTCTGAAAACGTACCTGCCGCCGTATAGGCTAAAAAGTTAAGGGGGCTATGCATGCAAGGCAGTCATTGTCCATTTGGTAATATCTAGGATTTCAAGGTGCTGATTACCTTTTCTTGCTTTGCGTTGCCTTAGCTCTTCACGACCTTCTGCCGACCTTTCGAAGTGCGTGCTGGTTTTCGAAATACAGCCGCTTTAAAAACTTCCCACGACTTGGTGAGATTCGATTTTAGTAGTCGGCTTAGATCAAGCAGCGACTTAGTTGTCGAGAGCTCCAGTTTCATCAGGAGCAGAAGGCAGTAACTAATCAGGCAAATCAGGATCTGGTTCCATACGGCGTTTTCATCTTCACCGTAGAATCGCGTCAACTTCAGATGCTGCTTCAACCATCGGAAGAAGGTTTCAATCTTCCAGCGATTGCGGTACAAGTCGCCGATTTCTTCAGCGGTCAGATCGAATCGGTTCGTTATGATTCGGATGGGATTTCCTTTTAAATCGACGGTTTCGATGAGGCGAAGAACATGCTTCATCTGTTTGGCCCCTTTGCCGATCTTCACCATGCGATCCCGAGTCATGACCGAGCCTTCCGCTGTTGGAAATTCATCCATCACTTCGACAATAGCATTGTCTTTCAACCGAGTAACGAAGAAGACTCCATCCCAGCAGTACTGGTCGTATTTCTCGTAGTCCACGTAGCCGCGGTCAAATACATAAGTAGCGCCGGTTTCATCGATGAGCGCATCCATTTGGGTGCGATCTGACGGCTTGGCCGGAGTGAGCACGGCCTTCTCCGGATAGACCGTATCCGGATCACAGAAGGTCACGCGTAAGTGGAGTTTCACGCCGGCTTTCGTTTTCCGGTACGTTGCCCACTTGTACTTGCTAAGACACAGACTCATGGTCGTGGAATCCAGCAGTTTAACCGTACCGACTCGCCCAGCGGCAGGCGTGCGAATGCGAGTGACCTGAGCGACCAGATCGACAAATAGCTGCTGTAAAAGTTCCGGCGACAGCTTGTTGTTCTTCCTGGAAAGCTGCGAAATACTGATGGAGGTGATGCCGAGTTCTTTCTGGAAGGCTTCGTTATTCTCAATTTCGGTGACAATGTCCCGCAAAGCCTTGCGCTGATTCAGCTGAGCGTCCATGAAGATGAGAAGGTACGCTAGAGTGGTAAGCTTCTTCACATACTTGTCTTCGCCGGTTTCTGTGGTCCAGTCGGAAATTATTTTTGCATTTAAGGGTGCAACCCATTTACCAAATGACGAAAGTAGTGTATCCTTGTCCATGCGTGATCTCCTATGATTAGGGATTTGGACAGGACTACCTGCTACCCTAATTATGGAGATTTTTTCTTGCAATGGACGTCTTTAATTTAACATTTTTAGCACAATTTAGAATAACAGAGAAGGGTTCGAATTTAATGCAACGCTATTGAATTTTTGTGAAACAATTTAACTCAACTCAAATTTTCAGAATACATTTTCTTTTCTCTTTTAGACGAAAAAGACTTTACAAGCAGAAATAATTGCCATATTCTAAGAGTACGATTTTTATCGAACCATTTTTAGGAAGGAGGCTACCATGATGATTCAGGCAACAGTTGCAGTTCTCGATATGACACCAGCAGCAGCAACAATCTCATATGGCAGCGCCTCCTGGACGAACGAATTGTAACCTTTGTAGGAACTTCGTTTCTTAACGTTACCCTACTCGTCGTATACCAGACCGCAGGCGTTGCAGCTTGTGGTCTTTTCTTTTCACAAAAGGACCGCAGGCATATGCCCGCGGTTTTTTTATCCATTTTTTTCCTTGAAGGGAGGTGATTTGAGATGGTCTTCAACTTTCTGTTTTTCACAGTGAAAATCGAGCGTTTTAACGACGAACAGCGTCATGCGGATTACGCCTGTGAGCGTTACCTGCAGGAACGCGCCGAAGCGCACGCGCTGCAAGCGGCGCAATACCCGGACTTCGCCATTCGCGGCTAATGCATGGCCCACACAATCTATAGGAGGGATGTAGAATGATTAACACATTTGGACGTCAGAAAATGAGATTTACAGGAGTCAAATCGATAGAAGGCGGCTGACTGACTACAAGTAACCCTGCAGGAGGGGTGTAAACAAATGTATATTCCCATGATTTTTTTCAGCATACTCATTAAAAAGCGGGAACGTTCTCCAGAGGAAATAGAAGCCCTCTACCGCCAGGACCTGGCGATCAAGGAATGGGAAGAAAGGCGCATGAACCAGCAGGCCATGTTCCCTGAATACGTTCGCTGGTAAACGCATAGAGCGGTGCTGACTGCCGGATAACAACGAAAAGCGACCATCATCGGTCGCTTTTCAGCTTTTCAGCGATTTTTTGGTGAGCCACCGGAAGGGTCAGGGACGAAATCTCCTCCAGGGTCACAAACCGCGCAGCAGACGGCAGCTCCTCCCCTTCGATCCAGTCACAGCGCCACACCTCCAGATTCCAGTGCAGATGCGAGAACGTATGCTGGACATCCATCAGCGGCTCCAGCACCTCCGCGTCCAGCCCAAACCGGCTGCGCAGCCCATCTTGCAGCACTTCCCGCTTGAGGTTGGCGCTGTCGGCATTCGTCTCCACCATGGGGAATTCCCACATGCCAGCCAAGAGCCCTTGCTCTGGCCTTTTGTTCATCAAAACGCGGCCGTCCCGCCATACGACGGCCACCTGCAGGTTAACCGGACGGGGCGGCTTTGCCTTTCCTTTTACAGGCAGCTCCTCCTGAACGCCTTCGCGCCGGGCCAGACAGTAGTCAAATACCGGGCAAGTCAGGCATTGGGGCGTTCGCGGCACGCAGACCAGTGCGCCCAGCTCCATCAAAGCCTGGTTAAAATCTCCGGCTCTCCCTTCAGGGATGACCTGTCTGACGAGATGCTCCACCTTGATCCGCGTAGCGGGCTTCGCAATGTCATCCGTCAGGTAGAGGAGGCGGGAGAAGACCCGCATGACATTCCCGTCTACAGCCGGCTCCGGCTTTTCATAGGCGATGCTGAGGATCGCCCCTGCTGTATAGGGACCGATCCCCTTCAAATTGGCGATCTCCTCGGGCGTGTCAGGAACGACGCCGCCGTAGCGGGCCTTTACCTCCCGGGCAGCGCTTTGCAGG
This sequence is a window from Brevibacillus composti. Protein-coding genes within it:
- the mutY gene encoding A/G-specific adenine glycosylase is translated as MARGKRIELTYTLPEEFHVFGFSRDLLSWYDGQKRDLPWRINRDPYRIWVSEIMLQQTRVETVKPYYLAFMEKFPTVEALADAPEDEVLKAWEGLGYYSRARNLQSAAREVKARYGGVVPDTPEEIANLKGIGPYTAGAILSIAYEKPEPAVDGNVMRVFSRLLYLTDDIAKPATRIKVEHLVRQVIPEGRAGDFNQALMELGALVCVPRTPQCLTCPVFDYCLARREGVQEELPVKGKAKPPRPVNLQVAVVWRDGRVLMNKRPEQGLLAGMWEFPMVETNADSANLKREVLQDGLRSRFGLDAEVLEPLMDVQHTFSHLHWNLEVWRCDWIEGEELPSAARFVTLEEISSLTLPVAHQKIAEKLKSDR
- a CDS encoding ISLre2 family transposase yields the protein MSKFTTEFPTMKELETLLFRTLQEQFAAGMAYILEALDEYLMHQRDHSRFRLKDQREVQIDTLFGTVRFKRRLYQDRVKGQHVYLLDRMLAFDGREKLSPFLEEIAIEFASQGPSYRDSAKRLEALLGYRVLSHEAIRDKLITRVEQASTIVSKATRRSVRVLFVEVDGLYTSLQRQRQRGMENRMAIVHEGWEQEGDRVRLRSKRHYLHTTKGEFWEGFGDFLVRHYDMDENTWIVVNGDGANWIGECESYFHRCIYTLDRFHVARELRRFLGQLPETWQTVRQALAAFEADILLATVESVPEEKILEEHRNEWRKYVAYLRRHRRHLIDYRKVLGEAGIDTTGMRPMGSAEAQMRVMAKRTKRGGYSWSVRGVQAMLRAIMARQEGSRLSGQAIAKKQVLQPNPMVRVKDLLREVKEQAKGYINGTIRLLHGPYQSSPTGLALKALRG
- a CDS encoding YrzI family small protein, which encodes MYIPMIFFSILIKKRERSPEEIEALYRQDLAIKEWEERRMNQQAMFPEYVRW
- a CDS encoding IS4 family transposase, with translation MDKDTLLSSFGKWVAPLNAKIISDWTTETGEDKYVKKLTTLAYLLIFMDAQLNQRKALRDIVTEIENNEAFQKELGITSISISQLSRKNNKLSPELLQQLFVDLVAQVTRIRTPAAGRVGTVKLLDSTTMSLCLSKYKWATYRKTKAGVKLHLRVTFCDPDTVYPEKAVLTPAKPSDRTQMDALIDETGATYVFDRGYVDYEKYDQYCWDGVFFVTRLKDNAIVEVMDEFPTAEGSVMTRDRMVKIGKGAKQMKHVLRLIETVDLKGNPIRIITNRFDLTAEEIGDLYRNRWKIETFFRWLKQHLKLTRFYGEDENAVWNQILICLISYCLLLLMKLELSTTKSLLDLSRLLKSNLTKSWEVFKAAVFRKPARTSKGRQKVVKS